In Mytilus edulis chromosome 13, xbMytEdul2.2, whole genome shotgun sequence, a single window of DNA contains:
- the LOC139500993 gene encoding putative defense protein Hdd11-like yields the protein MYFEAWILLLSFIHVILGYPDGAPERACFYMTPRHTHPHTGQPCLKQMGPAPYRITVSNTTFTAGNPIHVTITGAPFKGFFIIAAEEGSKDWPSGTFSSQDPLKGRTVWCSVRNDAATHSNDRWKDAVTLQWWGPSFSPADMIRFVATVVTNRTTYWTDILGPVMTQGQAAEGAVVEGAGGLFAGTGRDAWGYPTTASWMSNNNNRGGGGVGGMGGAGGGRGFSPNVGGFNNNRGFNSFARGAGGEGPTKPTPTEGGSIWNEQPRRGNSFQGRGGGNAGRGSTNNAFLQMVKSLFGMKK from the exons ATGTACTTCGAAGCTTGGATATTATTATTAAGTTTCATTCATGTGATTCTTGGATATCCAGATGGCGCACCTGAACGTGCTTGCTTTTACATGACACCAAGGCATACACATCCACATACAGGCCAACCGTGTTTAAAACAAATGGGGCCAGCCCCATATAGAATAACTGTGTCAAATACGACTTTTACTGCTGGAAATCCCATACACG tAACAATAACTGGTGCTCCTTTTAAGGGATTTTTCATAATAGCAGCTGAAGAAGGCTCAAAAGACTGGCCAAGCGGTACATTTAGTTCTCAAGATCCCCTTAAAGGTAGAACAGTGTGGTGTTCTGTACGAAATGACGCAGCCACACATTCAAACGACAGATGGAAGGATGCCGTCACGTTACAGTGGTGGGGACCAAGTTTTAGTCCAGCAGATATGATTAGATTTGT AGCTACAGTTGTTACAAACAGAACAACATACTGGACAGACATATTAGGACCAGTGATGACCCAAGGTCAAGCTGCAG AGGGAGCAGTCGTAGAAGGAGCGGGAGGTTTATTTGCAGGAACAGGAAGAGATGCATGGGGATACCCAACGACTGCATCATGGATgagcaacaacaacaacagagGAGGAGGTGGAGTGGGAGGCATGGGAGGAGCAGGAGGAGGAAGAGGTTTTTCCCCCAATGTTGGAGGATTTAACAACAATAGAGGGTTTAACAGTTTTGCCCGTGGAGCAGGAGGAGAGGGTCCCACTAAACCAACACCGACAGAGGGCGGGTCGATATGGAATGAACAACCACGTCGGGGGAATTCGTTTCAAGGGCGTGGTGGAGGTAATGCAGGTAGAGGCTCTACGAATAATGCATTCCTTCAAATGGTGAAATCCTTATTTGGAATGAAGAAATGA
- the LOC139500992 gene encoding sodium-dependent glucose transporter 1B-like, whose translation MEMRHTKDNLESEDYTKREKIVKTLFLICSMFALGLEQELTGTTLKDLIILTNSNYEVMARAMVGSSVGYIILAVLGGPLVDRFGRYCDLMVALCLSVSALATLLTPYTPLFGVLWALFCIRGMCAGLQNIAGQTILIGIWKEKATGPLHVLHFGYGIGAIIVPLILNPFLAVLSPDSTNETSFIGQVLNITDQHIRMKHDNETISQYLKVSRIKTGYLIVAIIVASVATVFIFYQFCYRQITHVSIKTVRGKIKIKELTKFIDPKKCTGGNRLYSVQIMGLLFFYFFNTIGGEIIIKTFLRSYSIDKLNFSGDDGSILNTAFAISYTLSRLAGLITSRYIPVRILVVLESFGLLVTTVLLEIFARHSKQALWILSIFLGMFVSPLYPSGMGWGNFFINLTGTAIAFIVTSSAFGAMVYGWLLGYLYQNYGYEMFLHQTLVCGVMLFLCTILMAVVTHSSKGRYNKSNADLKEESDE comes from the exons ATGGAGATGAGGCATACAAAAGACAATTTGGAGTCAGAAGACTATACCAAAAGAGAAAAGATCGTCAAAACTTTATTTCTGATATGTTCAATGTTTGCATTG GGACTAGAACAAGAGCTTACTGGTACAACTTTAAAAGATCTGATCATTCTTACTAATTCAAACTATGAAGTAATGGCACGTGCGATGGTTGGGTCTAGTGTTGGCTACATTATATTAGCTGTTTTAGGTGGGCCGTTGGTAGATAGATTTGGCAGATACTGTGACCTAATGGTGGCTCTATGTTTATCTGTATCTGCATTGGCTACACTGCTCACTCCGTATACACCCTTGTTTGGGGTACTGTGGGCGTTGTTTTGTATAAGGGGCATGTGCGCAGGTTTACAAAATATAG ctggtCAAACTATTTTAATTGGGATATGGAAAGAAAAGGCAACAGGACCgttacatgttttacattttgGATATGGCATTGGAGCAATTATAGTGCCATTGATACTTAATCCCTTTTTAGCAGTCTTGTCACCTGATAGTACAAATGAAACGTCGTTTATTGGACAGGTTCTAAATATCACAGATCAACATATCCGAATGAAACATGACAATGAAACAATTAGTCAGTATTTGAAAGTCTCGAGAATCAAAACCGGCTATCTTATCGTTGCAATCATTGTTGCATCTGTAGctactgtttttattttctatcaattttgTTACAGACAGATAACACATGTGTCCATCAAGACAGTCAgaggaaaaatcaaaatcaaagaaTTAACGAAATTTATTGATCCAAAGAAATGTACTGGTGGAAATCGTTTGTATAGTGTACAAATAATGGgacttttattcttttatttcttcAATACTATTGGTGGAGAGATAATCATTAAAACGTTTCTCAGAAGTTACTCCATAGATAAACTGAATTTTTCGGGAGACGATGGGTCAATTCTGAACACTGCTTTTGCCATTAGTTATACACTATCTAGACTGGCAGGACTAATAACCAGTAGATATATACCAGTACGTATTTTAGTCGTACTCGAATCCTTCGGTTTACTGGTGACTACAGTACTGTTAGAGATATTCGCTCGACACAGCAAGCAGGCGTTGTGGATTTTAAGCATATTTCTGGGCATGTTTGTATCTCCGTTATACCCAAGTGGAATGGGATGGGGAAACTTCTTTATCAATTTAACAGGAACGGCAATCGCTTTTATCGTAACAAGTTCTGCATTTGGTGCAATGGTGTATGGATGGTTGCTTGGATATTTATACCAGAATTATGGATACGAAATGTTTCTACATCAGACTTTAGTTTGCGGAGTAATGTTATTTCTCTGTACGATCCTTATGGCTGTCGTTACACATAGTTCTAAAGGAAGATATAATAAGAGCAACGCTGATTTGAAAGAAGAAAGTGATGAATAA